The genome window AGCACCGCCTGGCCGCGCTCGGCCTCCGACGGGATCCGCCCCGCATCGCTCACGGGGAGGAGCCTAGCCCAGGGGCGCGGCGACCGGCTCCTCGGCCTCGCCCGCGGTCGCCGAGGCCCGGGCCGCGGCCACCACCCTGCTCAGGGCGGCGGTCATGGCCTGGACCTCGTCGGGCGCCAGGTGGCGGGTGAAGTGCTCGTGGATGCCACGCAGGTGGATCGGGGCGGCACGGCGCAGGGCGCTGCGGCCCTGGTCGGTGAGGACCGCGAACCACCCGCGGCGGTCGTCCTCGCAGCGCTCGCGGCGGACCAGCCCGGCCTCCACCATCCGGTCGACCAGGCGCGACAGCCCGCTCTTGGAGAGCAGGACCGAGGCCGACAGCTCCTGCATGCGCAGCCGGCCCCCCGGGGCCTCGGAGAGGTTGAGGAGCACGTCGTAGCGGCTCAGGGGCAGGCCGCGCTCGTCCACCAGTTCACGCTCGAGCAGCTCGGTGACGGTGGCGTGGGCCTCCAGCAGCAGGCGCCAGGCAGCCAGCTGCGCAGGATCGGGTCGGGCCGGCATCCACCCATTGTAAGTGGTCGTCCAGGCACCGACCGTCAGCAACGCGCGATCTGGAGTAGCCCAGAAGAACCAAATTCCACACAGGTTGTTTGGTTCTCCAGGACCGGGATACTCGTCCCCTCCCCGAAGAGAAGCGGCAAGACAAGCAGGGGCCCGATGGATACCTGCGCCCGCCGATTGTGCAAAGGATCACAAGATGCGCGTCCTTGGTGTGAACGCGGTGTTCCACGATCCGGCCGCCGCCCTGGTGGTCGACGGCCAGGTGGTGGCCGCGGCCGAGGAGGAGCGCTTCACCCGGCGCAAGCACGGCAAGCTGCCGGTCCCGTTCGCCACCTGGGAGCTGCCCGAGCAGTCGGCCGCCTGGTGCCTGGCCGAGGCCGGCCTGTCACCCGAGGACCTGGACGCCGTCGCCTACTCCTACGACCCGGCCCTGGCCCCGCCGGCCGGCCCCGACGTGACCGGCGACGGCTGGGAGGGGCTGCGCACCCTCTATGCCGAGCGGGCCCCGATGTTCCTGCGCGCCGCCCTGCCCGGGCTCGACCCGGCGAGCGTCCGCTACGTCCCCCACCACGTGGCCCACGCCGCCTCGGCCCACCTGGCCGCCCCCTACCCCAGCTCGAGCGTGCTGGTGCTCGACGGCCGCGGCGAGGCCGCCTCCCACCTGGCCGGGCGCTCGGTCGACGGCGACCTCGAGATCCTGGCCGCCCAGCGCCTCCCCCACTCCCTCGGCCTGCTCTACGAGGAGATCACCGACCACCTCGGGTTCCGGCGCTCCTCCGACGAGTACAAGGTCATGGCCCTGGCCGCCTACGGGAAGCCCGCCTACCTCCGGGAGCTGCGCGAGGCGGTCCGGGTCACCGGCGACGGCGGCTTCACCGTGGCCCCGATCGAGCTTGACACCCTGGCCAAGCGGCGCGCCAAGCACGAGGAGTGGACCGGCGAGCACGCCGACCTGGCCGCCAGCGTCCAGCTCCGCCTCCAGGAGGTGCTGCTGGAGCTGGTCCGCTGGCTGCACGCCCAGACCGGCGACCGCGACCTGACCATGGCCGGCGGGGTCGCGCTCAACTGCGTGGCCAACTCGGTCCTGGCCGAGCAGGGGCCGTTCCAGCGCATCTGGGTCCAGCCGGCCGCCGGCGACGCCGGCACCGCCCTCGGCGCCGCCATGCACGTCGCCCACGCCCTCGGCGACCGGGTCGCGCCCATGCCCACCGCCGCCCTCGGGCGGGGCTGGACCGACGACGAGCTGGCCGCCTGGCTGGCCACGGCCCGGGTCGCCTACGAGCGCCCGCCCGACCTGGCCGACGCCGTGGCCGAGGTGATCGCCGCCGACGGGGTGGTGGCCTGGTTCCAGGGCCGCAGCGAGTACGGGCCGCGCGCCCTCGGGCACCGCAGCCTGCTCGCCAACGCCACCAGGGCGGCCAACCTGGAGCGGCTCAACGACGTCAAGGGCCGCGAGCAGTTCCGCCCGGTGGCGCCCATGGTCCTGGCCGACCTGGCCGGCGACATCTTCGAGGGCCCCATGCCCAGCCCCTACATGCTGTTCACCCACCGGGTGCGGCCGGCCTGGCGCGAGCGCATCCCGGCCGTCGTCCACGTCGACGGCAGCGCCCGCATCCAGACCGTCGACCCGGCCGACGAGCCGCTGGTGGCGCGCCTGCTGGAGGCGGTCGAGCGCCGCACCGGGGTGCCGGTGGTGGTCAACACCAGCCTCAACACGGCCGGCCGGCCCATGGTCGACGACCCCCGCGACGCCCTCGAGTGCTTCGGGTCGGCTCCGGTCGACGTCCTCGCCCTCGGGCCGTTCCTGGTCCGGCGGGCCGCCTTCACCCGGCCATGACCTTCGACGTGGTCGTTCCCACGGTGGGGCGGGACAGCCTCCGGCGGCTGCTGACGGCCCTGGCCGAGGGGACCGGGCCGGCGCCGGGACGGGTGCTGGTCGTCGACGACCGGGGCGACCGGACGGGGCCACTGCCGCTCCCCGAGGGTGGCGGGATTGAGGTCGAGGTGGTCCCGGGCCGGGCGGCTGGGCCGGCGGCGGCGCGCAATCTCGGCTGGCGGCGGGCGACGGCGGGGTGGGTGGCGTTCCTGGACGACGACGTGGTCCCGGAGCCCGGGTGGTCCGAGGCGCTGGCCCGCGACCTGGAGGGCCTGCCGGACGACGTGGCCGCGAGCCAGGGCCGGGTGCGGGTCCCCATGCCGGCCGGGCGGCGGCCGACCGACTGGGAGCGGAACGTCCGGGGGCTGGAGACGGCCCGCTGGGCCACGGCCGACATGGCCTACCGGCGGGACGTGCTCGCCCGCGCCGGCGGGTTCGACGAGCGGTTCCCGCGGGCCTACCGGGAGGACGCCGACCTGGGGCTGCGGGTGGTCCGCGCCGGGTACCGGATCGTCACCGGTACGCGGGTGGTCTCGCACCCGGTGCGGGCGGCGGGATGGCTGGTCAGCCTGCGGCTCCAGGCCGGGAACGCGGACGACGCCCTCATGCGAGGGCTGCACGGGCGCGGGTGGCGGGAGGCGGCCGGGGTGCCGCGGGGGCGGCGGCCTTGGCATCTGGTGGTCACGGGGCTGGGGGTCGTGGGGGTCGGGGGGCTGTTGTTCGCTCGCCGTGGTGGCCCAACCTCCGGGGGGGCCGCCTGGCGGTGGGTTGCGGGCGCGGCCGGCCTTGGGTGGCTGGCCGGGACCGTGGAGCTGGCGCTGGCGCGCATCGTTCCTGGGCCTCGGAACCCGGGGGAAGCCACCGGCATGGCTGTGACCAGCCTGTTGCTGCCGCCGGTGGCGACCTGGCACTGGCTCCGGGGGTGGGTGCGGCTGCCGTGGCTGCTGGCCGACCGGTCGCGGGCGCCCCGGCCCTCCGCTCCTCCGGCGGCGGTGTTGTTCGACCGGGACGGGACCCTGGTGGCGGACGTTCCCTACAACGGGGATCCCGGGCGGGTGGTGGTGATGCCGGGGGCCCGGGAGGCGGTGGAGCGGCTGCGGGGGGCCGGGGTGCCGACGGCGGTGGTGTCGAACCAGAGCGGGGTCGGCCGGGGGCTGCTGCGGGTCGAGCAGGTGGAGGCGGTCAACCGGCGGGTCGAGGAGCTGCTGGGGCCGCTGGGGCCGTGGATGGTGTGCCTGCACGGGCCGGGGGACGGGTGCCGGTGCCGGAAGCCGGGGCCGGGGTTGATCGAGGCGGCGGCGGGGGCGCTGGGGGTCGACGCGCGGGACTGCGTGGTCATCGGGGACATCGGGGCCGACGTGGAGGCGGCGCGGGCCGCGGGGGCGCGGGCGGTGCTGGTGCCGACGGCGGTGACCCGGGAGGAGGAGGTGGCCGCCGCCCCGGAGGTGGCCGCCGACCTGGTGGCGGCGGTCGAGCTGCTGCTCGGTCCCGCGGAGGGGCGACGATGAGCCGGCCGGAGGGGTTCGGGGAACCCCAGGGGGGTGCCCCGATGGGTCGTCACGTCCTGGTGGCCAGGCAGGACAGCGTCGGGGACGTGCTGCTGGCCGGGCCCGCGGTGCGGGCCGTGGCGGCGGGGGCGGAACGGGTGACGCTGCTGTGCGGGCCGCGGGGGCGGGCCGCGGGGGCGCTGCTGCCCGGGGTCGACCAGGTCGTGGTCGCCCATGCGGCCTGGATCGACGCGGCGCCGCGGCCGGTGACCAGGGCGGAGGTGGACGAGCTGGTGGACCGGCTCGTGGACCTGGAGGTCGACCAGGCGCTGGTGCTGACCTCGTTCCACCAGAGCCCGCTGCCGCTGGCGCTGCTGCTGCGGATGGCCGGGGTGCCGACGATCGCGGCCATCAGCGTCGACTACCCGGGGTCGCTGCTGGACGTGCGCCACCGGGTGGACGACGACCTGCACGAGGTCGAGCGGGGGCTGTCGCTGGCCGCGGCCCTCGGGTACCGGCTGGCGGACGGGGACGACGGGCGGCTGGCGGTACGGCGGGATCCACCGGCCGG of Actinomycetota bacterium contains these proteins:
- a CDS encoding MarR family winged helix-turn-helix transcriptional regulator, whose amino-acid sequence is MPARPDPAQLAAWRLLLEAHATVTELLERELVDERGLPLSRYDVLLNLSEAPGGRLRMQELSASVLLSKSGLSRLVDRMVEAGLVRRERCEDDRRGWFAVLTDQGRSALRRAAPIHLRGIHEHFTRHLAPDEVQAMTAALSRVVAAARASATAGEAEEPVAAPLG
- a CDS encoding carbamoyltransferase C-terminal domain-containing protein, translated to MRVLGVNAVFHDPAAALVVDGQVVAAAEEERFTRRKHGKLPVPFATWELPEQSAAWCLAEAGLSPEDLDAVAYSYDPALAPPAGPDVTGDGWEGLRTLYAERAPMFLRAALPGLDPASVRYVPHHVAHAASAHLAAPYPSSSVLVLDGRGEAASHLAGRSVDGDLEILAAQRLPHSLGLLYEEITDHLGFRRSSDEYKVMALAAYGKPAYLRELREAVRVTGDGGFTVAPIELDTLAKRRAKHEEWTGEHADLAASVQLRLQEVLLELVRWLHAQTGDRDLTMAGGVALNCVANSVLAEQGPFQRIWVQPAAGDAGTALGAAMHVAHALGDRVAPMPTAALGRGWTDDELAAWLATARVAYERPPDLADAVAEVIAADGVVAWFQGRSEYGPRALGHRSLLANATRAANLERLNDVKGREQFRPVAPMVLADLAGDIFEGPMPSPYMLFTHRVRPAWRERIPAVVHVDGSARIQTVDPADEPLVARLLEAVERRTGVPVVVNTSLNTAGRPMVDDPRDALECFGSAPVDVLALGPFLVRRAAFTRP
- a CDS encoding HAD-IIIA family hydrolase, producing the protein MTFDVVVPTVGRDSLRRLLTALAEGTGPAPGRVLVVDDRGDRTGPLPLPEGGGIEVEVVPGRAAGPAAARNLGWRRATAGWVAFLDDDVVPEPGWSEALARDLEGLPDDVAASQGRVRVPMPAGRRPTDWERNVRGLETARWATADMAYRRDVLARAGGFDERFPRAYREDADLGLRVVRAGYRIVTGTRVVSHPVRAAGWLVSLRLQAGNADDALMRGLHGRGWREAAGVPRGRRPWHLVVTGLGVVGVGGLLFARRGGPTSGGAAWRWVAGAAGLGWLAGTVELALARIVPGPRNPGEATGMAVTSLLLPPVATWHWLRGWVRLPWLLADRSRAPRPSAPPAAVLFDRDGTLVADVPYNGDPGRVVVMPGAREAVERLRGAGVPTAVVSNQSGVGRGLLRVEQVEAVNRRVEELLGPLGPWMVCLHGPGDGCRCRKPGPGLIEAAAGALGVDARDCVVIGDIGADVEAARAAGARAVLVPTAVTREEEVAAAPEVAADLVAAVELLLGPAEGRR